In Desulfomicrobium escambiense DSM 10707, the genomic window TCCCGGCCGATGTCCGCGAGGGCTCCATCACCGGCGCCCAGGAGCAGGAGCTCGTCCTCTAGGGTAGTACCGACGAAGAGGTTGTGCATGTCGATGACGCAGTGGTCGCGGCCATGCTCGGCCAGGGTCGAGGCGTTCACGGGCGTCCTGCGCTCTTCGGATTTGTTTTGCTTGACTGGCACGGGCGGTGATGCAATGGACATGCTCCATGATCAAATACAGTATCGAATGCTGGCTCTACAACGATCTCCAGGATCGCTTCCTGTTGCTGCGCTGTCCTGTGACGCACCGTCATGATGAATACTGGCAGCCCGTGACCGGCGGCCGCAACGCCGAGGAACCCTGCGTCGAGGCCTGCCTGCGCGAAGTGGAGGAGGAGACGGGGGTGAAGCTCGCCGCGGAGATGCTCGAAACCGTCATCACGGAATTCTGCTTCTGCATTCCCGAGGCCCGCATCGAACTGCGCAAGCCCGTGTATCTGGCGCGAGTGCGCAGCGAAAAGGTCGTCCTCTCGTCCGAGCACATCGGCTACTACTGGTTCGACGCCGTGGACGTGGAGGGGCACCTGCACTGGGACTCCAACAAGGAATCCTTCCGTCAGGTCCTGGCCTTCACCCGCCGTCAGTTCGCTCCCGCCCCCAGCAATCCTTCCAGATAGGCGACGATCTCGTCGCCGTCCCAGCGGGCCATGCCCGTGTGCCCGAAAACCACCCTGCCCTGGCGGTCGAAGATGTACGTCGTCGGCAGCCCTTCGGCCTGCAGCTCCGGCGGAACGGGCGGGTCGAAGACGTACAGCGGCATGTCGAGTTCCCTGGACATCGGGTGGGCGCGCACTTCGTCCGCGGTCTCGGTGCTGATGCACAGCACCCGCAGGCCGTCGTTCCCCTCGAATTTCTTCCACAGGTTCCGCAGGTACGGCATCTCGGCCCGGCAGGGCGGGCACCACGTGGCCCAGAGGTTCACGACCACGACCTTGCCGCGCAGGTCCGCAAAGGACGTGGCGCGGCCGTCCAGGTCCGAGAAGGTCCCCTGCAGGTCGCCCAGGCGGGTCATGGCCGGGATTTCCGGTTGGCCGGCGTCGGCGTCCACGAAACCGCCCATGATGACCAGGGCCGAAGCGGCTTCCAGCAGAAGCAGGGCGACGGCGGCGAAAAGGGCGCTTAGGGCCGGGTGTTTCGGGATATTCATGCGGTTTCCCCGCCCTGGGTCAGGCCAAGGCTCGTCTTGAGGCTGCTGATTTCACCGGGGCTCAGGTGACGCCATTTCCCGGACGGCAGATCGCCCAGGGTCAATGGGCCCAGCCCCACCCGCTTGAGGCGCAGGATGGTCAGCCCGAGGTCGCGGCACATGCGCCGGATTTGACGGTTGATCCCCTGGCGTAGGGTCATGCGCAGCAGGGTGCCGCCGCTGCGCAGCGTCCTCGCCTCGACATCGACCGGAGCCAGCGTTTCCCCTTCCTCAAGCCGCATGCCCCGGCGCATGACGTTCAGGGCATCCTCCGTCACGGCCTCGCGCACCAGCGCCTCGTAGAGCTTTGGGTGTTCGTGGCTGGGGTGGGTCAGGCGCAGGGTTACCTCGCCGTCGTTGGTCAGCAGCAGCAGCCCTTCGGACATGAAGTCCAGACGCCCTACGGGAAAGAGTCGAAGCCCGCGCAGTTCGCGCGGCAGCAGATCGAGGACCGTCTGACGGCCCTGGGGGTCGCGGACCGTGGTCACCGTATGCGCGGGCTTGTGCAGCATGATGTACACGGGCTCCGCTCCCCGGCCCCCTCTCACGGGCTTGCCGTCGCAGGCCACCTCGTCCCTGCCGGGGACGACCCGCGTGCCGGGTTCGCGCTGGACCGCGCCGTTGACCTTCACCCGGCCGGCCTGGATCAGGGCGTCGGCCCCGCGGCGCGAGGCGATGCCGGCATCGGCCAGGTACTTGTTCAGACGCACTTCACTGTTTTCGGACATGGGCGAAGCAATAGGGAGAAGCCTGCCGCAGGGCAAGCAAAAAGGCGTACGCCTGCCTGCTCAGTCCGTCTTTGCGGCGCGTTTCAGGTCGATATGCTCGGGTTCCTGATGCCGCCCGCCGCGCGTGATGCACAGATCGTGGATGAGGCCGTTGGCGATGGAGTAGATCCAGCCGTGCAGGTAGAGCGAGCGGCCCCGGTCCCACGCCTTGCGCACGATGCTGTTCAGGGCCAGGTTGCGGACCTGCAGCTTGACGTTGAGTTCGCACATGTCGTCCAGGTTCGGGGTCCGGTTGCGCTCCATGAGGTCCTTCACGTTCTCCAGCCAGTGGGCCAGCAGGCCCGGCGTCTGGTCCTTGAGCACGGCATCGATGCCGCCGCAGCCGTAGTGGCCGCAGACGATGATGTGCTTCACCTTGAGCACGTCCACGGCGTACTGCAGGACGCACATGAGGTTGATGTCCGTGTTGATGACCTGGTTGGAGATGTTGCGGTGCACGAAGACCTCGCCCGGCATGACGCCGATGAGCTGGTCCGCGGGCACGCGGCTGTCGGAGCAGCCGATCCACAGGAACTTGGGCTTGTGCTGGCTTTCCAGCTTGCTGAAGAAGCCCGGGATGTTCTTTTCGACATTCTGGGCCCAGATCCGGTTATTGTCGAGCAGCTTTGCTATTTCTTTCATGTCGCTCATCCGTTGGGTGTTGGGGTTTGAGCTGATTGTTTACTCATTTTGTCCGGATCGCGCAATGCGTCTCCCGTACCCGGAAACGATCGGGGCGCGCGGGTGGACCAAAAGCTCGGGTTGGGCTAGACTGGCGGTCCGCCGGCCGGAATCGTCGCCCTGTCCGGCAGCGCCGAACGCCATCCCGAAGGCCGGCGCAGCCCCCTCCACGCCTTTGCACCATGCTCCCTTCCGCCGGCATCGGGCGTGGAACCCGTTCACTTCAATCCCTGTGAGGTTGCAATGAACTTGGACAGTTCACGCTGGTGTGCGCGCACCTTCGCCGCGGAACACGCCGGCATCCTCGACGTGGTCAGGACCGCCGACGACCTCGACGCGGCGCGCAAGGCGCTCTACCTTTTCGTGACCGAGCGTCAGTATCTGATTCTTTTCGACGACCGCGAGCATACCGCCTTCGAGATGACCGTAGCCCGCGACTGTGCCCGCGTTCTGCGCGCGGTCCTGGCCAGAGGTTCCGACGCGCGGGCCGGCTTCAGTGTGGCCCAGGCCCTGTGGGACCTGGCCCGCGGCGTGGAGCGCCCGGACCTGAAGGCCGGCTTTTTCGCCGAGCTGTCGCACCTTTTTCACGGACTGAACGGCACCCCCCTGGGTGTAACCCCTGAACCCTCGACCCTGGACGAGGTCAGCGGGCGCGAGGCGGCCGTGGCCAGGTCCCTTGAACTCGACCGCATCTGGGAGGGCATCGCGCAGGCCATGGCGCGCTACGAATCGGGCCTTGAAGCGGCCTCTTTGGATCGGCGCAGGCAACGCAGACAGGAGCTCCAGACCCTGTTCAACGCATCGGACCCTGAGTGGGAGGACTGGCACTGGCAGGTGCGCAACATCATCGAGGACGCCGAAGGCCTGGCTGCGGCCGTCAACCTGCGCGATGACGAGCGCGCCGCCGTGGAGCGGGCGGTGCGGACGAAGCAGCCCTTCGGGATCACGCCGTATTACGCCTCCCTCATGGACAGCGACCCCGCGATCGGCCGCGACCGGGCCGTGCGCGCCCAGGTCATCCCACCGGCCTCCTACGTGGAGTGCATGGCCGTCCACGGCGACAGCCGGGCCGAGGTCTTCGACTTCATGCGCGAGGCCGACACGTCGCCCGTCGATCTCGTCACGCGGCGCTACCCGGCCATCGTCATCCTCAAGCCCTTCAACACCTGCCCGCAGATCTGCGTCTACTGCCAGCGCAACTGGGAGATCGAGCGGGCCATGGCGCCGGGGGCCATGGCGTCCCGGGCCGACCTGGAGCGCGCCGTGGGGTGGATCCGGCGGCACCCGGCCATCAAGGAGGTCCTGGTCACGGGCGGCGACCCGCTGGCCATGGGCGACGGGCCCCTAAAGCGCATCCTGAAAAGCGTCGCGGACATCCCCCACGTGGAACTCATCCGCATCGGCACGCGTACGCCCGTGACCCTGCCCATGCGCATCACCTCGGATCTGGCCCGCATGGTCGGTTCCTTCCGCGAGCCGGGTGTGCGCGACGTCTGCCTGGTCACCCACGTGGAACATGTCTCGGAAGTGACGCCTGAGTTCGTGGCCGCCGTGGACAGGCTCAAACGGCAGGGGGTGAGCGTCTACAACCAGCTCGTCTTCACGTTTTACGTCTCCCGGCGTTTCGAGGCCGCGGCCCTGCGGCGCCTCCTGCGCAGATGCGGGGTGGAACCCTATTACACCTTCGCGCCCAAGGGCAAGGAGGAGACAGAAGCCTACCGCGTGCCCATCGCCCGCATCCTGCAGGAGCAGCAGGAGGAGGCGCGCCTGCTGCCGGGCATGCGCCGCACCGACGCGCCCGTCTTCAACGTGCCGGGCTTGGGCAAGAACCATCTGCGCGCCGCGCAGAACCGCGACGTGGTGTCCATCCTGCCCGACGGCTCGCGGGTCTACGAGTTCCACCCGTGGGAGAAGAACATCGTCGAGCGCGACTCCTACATCGGGCAGGACGTGCCGATACTGACGTACCTCGAACGCATGGCCGACTGCGGCGAGGACCCGGACGAGTATTCGAGCATCTGGTACTATTATTAGGGCGAAAAAAAGCCTCCCCGGTGAAGGGGAGGCATGAGGGTCCGATAACGGTACGGGGTTTTAACGTGGGCCTTGAAAGGCATGGATCCCCCGATGCGACCTGAACCCATCGACGCTATTCGGCCATGACGAACTTGCCGCCCTTGACCTGGACCATGACCATGGAGTCCACTCCCAGGCCGTTGTGGTCCTCGGGGGTCAGGTTGTAGATGCCCGATATTCCGACATAACCCTTTGTCTGCTCGATGGCCGCGCGCAGCGCCTCGGGCTCGGTGCCGGCCTTCTCGATGCCCTTGACGACGAGCATGATGGCGTCCCAAGCGTAGCCCGAGTGGGTGTTGATGGGGAACTGCTTGGCGTAGCCCTTCTCGGTGTAGAGCTTGATGAATTCCTGGATGACGGCCTTCTGCGGGTCCGTGTCCGGCAGTTCGTCCGCGACCATGAGCTTGGTGGCGGGCATGCGGTTGCCCTCGGAGGCCGGGCCGGCCAGTTCGACGTACTTGGGGTCCGGCAGGCCGTGGCACTGGAAGAGGGGCAGGTCGATGCCGAGCTGGGCCACGTTCTTGGCCGTGATGGCGCCGGCCGGGCCGGTGGTCCAGACCACGAGGGCCTGGGGCGCGGCGTTCTTGGCCTTGGTCAGCTGGGCGGTCATGTCCGTGTCGCGGGCGCCGAAGGATTCCTTGATGAGGATCTCTATGCCGAACTCGGGTCCGAGCTGCTCCATCCAGCGCAGGCCGTCCTTGCCGAAGCCGTCGTCGGCCGAGAGCAGGGCGATCTTGGTCAGCCCTTTGTCCTTCAAATAGGTGAAGAGACGCTTGACCGCGATTTCCGAGCGCTGGGGGGACTTGAAGACCCAGTCGAAGGGGCCGAACTTGCCGCCCATGATGACCGGGTCGCCGCCCACGGTCATGACCGTGGGCGTCTTGCCGTCGTGGACGATCTTTTTCACGTTCATGCCCGTGTCCGTCAGCGTCGGCCCGATGATGGCCACGACCTTGTCCTTGTGGATGAACTTGGTGGCGATATTGGCCGCCTTGGCCGGGTCGCCCTCGGTGTCGGCGACGATCAGCTCGATCTTCTTGCCGCCGATGCCGCCCTCGGCGTTGATCTTCTCCACGAGCATTTCCGCCACCAGCTTGCTCGGCGTGCCGATGAAGGACGCGCGGCCCGACAGGTCGAAGAACCCGCCCAGCTTGATGGTGTCCTCGGCCAGGGCCGGGGCGGCCAGCAGCATGAGGCCGGCCAGAAGTCCTATAATCCTGCGCATGTCGTCTCTCCTCTGGAAAATGGTTGTTGCCGTTGTGGGAACGCCCTTGAAATTACACGATCTCGTCCTGGATGCGGCTGTCGAAGACCCGCTGGCTCTTGCGCTCCGAGCGGGGGAGGCTGCCGTAGTCCACGATGTCCAGATCCACGGAAACCATGAGCTGTCGCTTGATCTGATGCACGGCCTCGTGGGCCATTTCCGGCGCGCGGGACGCCCCTACGCCCTCGGCCCGCTCCACCACCAGGCGCAGGTTGTCGCGCCCGCCCTCGCCGCGGGTCAGGTGGATCTGGTACTCTGAGCCCAGTCCCGGCACGGCCGAAAGGATGGTGTCGATGGAACTGGGGTAGATGTTCACGCCGCGGAACTTGATGGTGTCGTCGGAGCGGCCCTTGATGCGCGAGTGGCGGGGCATGACGCTGCCGCAGGTGCAGGGGCCGGGGATGATGCGCGTGATGTCGCGGGTGCGGTAGCGGATGAGCGGGGCGCCCTCCTTGCACAGGGACGTGACGACCATCTCGCCCCAT contains:
- a CDS encoding KamA family radical SAM protein, coding for MNLDSSRWCARTFAAEHAGILDVVRTADDLDAARKALYLFVTERQYLILFDDREHTAFEMTVARDCARVLRAVLARGSDARAGFSVAQALWDLARGVERPDLKAGFFAELSHLFHGLNGTPLGVTPEPSTLDEVSGREAAVARSLELDRIWEGIAQAMARYESGLEAASLDRRRQRRQELQTLFNASDPEWEDWHWQVRNIIEDAEGLAAAVNLRDDERAAVERAVRTKQPFGITPYYASLMDSDPAIGRDRAVRAQVIPPASYVECMAVHGDSRAEVFDFMREADTSPVDLVTRRYPAIVILKPFNTCPQICVYCQRNWEIERAMAPGAMASRADLERAVGWIRRHPAIKEVLVTGGDPLAMGDGPLKRILKSVADIPHVELIRIGTRTPVTLPMRITSDLARMVGSFREPGVRDVCLVTHVEHVSEVTPEFVAAVDRLKRQGVSVYNQLVFTFYVSRRFEAAALRRLLRRCGVEPYYTFAPKGKEETEAYRVPIARILQEQQEEARLLPGMRRTDAPVFNVPGLGKNHLRAAQNRDVVSILPDGSRVYEFHPWEKNIVERDSYIGQDVPILTYLERMADCGEDPDEYSSIWYYY
- a CDS encoding NUDIX hydrolase is translated as MIKYSIECWLYNDLQDRFLLLRCPVTHRHDEYWQPVTGGRNAEEPCVEACLREVEEETGVKLAAEMLETVITEFCFCIPEARIELRKPVYLARVRSEKVVLSSEHIGYYWFDAVDVEGHLHWDSNKESFRQVLAFTRRQFAPAPSNPSR
- a CDS encoding carbonic anhydrase, with the protein product MKEIAKLLDNNRIWAQNVEKNIPGFFSKLESQHKPKFLWIGCSDSRVPADQLIGVMPGEVFVHRNISNQVINTDINLMCVLQYAVDVLKVKHIIVCGHYGCGGIDAVLKDQTPGLLAHWLENVKDLMERNRTPNLDDMCELNVKLQVRNLALNSIVRKAWDRGRSLYLHGWIYSIANGLIHDLCITRGGRHQEPEHIDLKRAAKTD
- a CDS encoding pseudouridine synthase, translated to MSENSEVRLNKYLADAGIASRRGADALIQAGRVKVNGAVQREPGTRVVPGRDEVACDGKPVRGGRGAEPVYIMLHKPAHTVTTVRDPQGRQTVLDLLPRELRGLRLFPVGRLDFMSEGLLLLTNDGEVTLRLTHPSHEHPKLYEALVREAVTEDALNVMRRGMRLEEGETLAPVDVEARTLRSGGTLLRMTLRQGINRQIRRMCRDLGLTILRLKRVGLGPLTLGDLPSGKWRHLSPGEISSLKTSLGLTQGGETA
- a CDS encoding TlpA family protein disulfide reductase, translated to MNIPKHPALSALFAAVALLLLEAASALVIMGGFVDADAGQPEIPAMTRLGDLQGTFSDLDGRATSFADLRGKVVVVNLWATWCPPCRAEMPYLRNLWKKFEGNDGLRVLCISTETADEVRAHPMSRELDMPLYVFDPPVPPELQAEGLPTTYIFDRQGRVVFGHTGMARWDGDEIVAYLEGLLGAGAN
- a CDS encoding ABC transporter substrate-binding protein, with amino-acid sequence MRRIIGLLAGLMLLAAPALAEDTIKLGGFFDLSGRASFIGTPSKLVAEMLVEKINAEGGIGGKKIELIVADTEGDPAKAANIATKFIHKDKVVAIIGPTLTDTGMNVKKIVHDGKTPTVMTVGGDPVIMGGKFGPFDWVFKSPQRSEIAVKRLFTYLKDKGLTKIALLSADDGFGKDGLRWMEQLGPEFGIEILIKESFGARDTDMTAQLTKAKNAAPQALVVWTTGPAGAITAKNVAQLGIDLPLFQCHGLPDPKYVELAGPASEGNRMPATKLMVADELPDTDPQKAVIQEFIKLYTEKGYAKQFPINTHSGYAWDAIMLVVKGIEKAGTEPEALRAAIEQTKGYVGISGIYNLTPEDHNGLGVDSMVMVQVKGGKFVMAE